The Tolypothrix sp. PCC 7712 region TCTTGTTGCTCGCATAGTTTTTGTAGTTTGCGATCGCCGAAAGTGATTTCCATTCGTTAATAGACTAATACAAGTTTACCACTTTGGTAAACAAATTTGTTATGTCCAGAGAACATATCATATCAATGATGCTTTACCATTTTGGTAAATAAATTTTTTATACTATTGTTGCCAACTAGGTTTTAGCTAATACTTTACCATTCCAGTAAATAAATTAGTTTACAAGGAATCCAGCATATCAACTAAGGCATCCATTTCTTGCCAAAAAGCTCTACTACCTTGTTCCCAGTCTGCCCAAACTTCTGCTAGCGTCTTGAGATCCTCAGTTTGGCTATTGGCTGTTTTTCGTCGCACATAAAGCGGGATGGATAAGCTATAGTCCTGGGCAGCAATTTCCTCTAAAGTAGCAACTGTAGCAAAGCCAGGGTCATTAATGTAACTTTGATACGCACTGAAAATACGTGACTGATGTTCTGGTTTGAGAAAACTTTGTCCTTGCACACGAGCTACTTCATGAACAGCATCAATAAATAAAATCTGCCCTTGACGTTTTGGTGGCTTGCGAGTACGGCAAATAATAATACAAGCTTCCATTGGCGAATTGTAAAACAGGTTTGCTCCTAAACCAAGGACACATTCCACCAAATCAGCTTCAACCAACTTTTTACGCATTTCAGCTTCTTCTTTACGGAACAGTACCCCATGCGGAAAAAGAATGGCACAGCGTCCCGTTTCTGGGTCAAGACTTTTCAAAATATGCTGAAAAAAGGCATAGTCAGCCCTTCCTTGAGGCGGTGTTCCTAAAAAATTACGCTGCCAAGGGTCACTTTGAAACTTTTCCCGGTTCCACTGTTTAATAGAGTAGGGGGGATTGGCAAGAACTACATCAAAAGTTTTTAGTTGATCGTCTTCACTAAAAGCGGGATTGTCCAAGGTATCACCACGCATGACTTGATAATCATCTACACCGTGCAGCACCAAATTCATGCGAGCAATAGAAGCAGTCATGTGGTTACGTTCCTGTCCATAAAGCTTGAGGGTGCGATGTTCTCCACCTGTACGCTTCACCTCAGTTAACGCCGAAATTAACATTCCTCCTGTACCGCAGGTAGGATCGTAAATGCGATCGCCAGATTTCGGTGCAAGCATCTGCACCATTAAATGTACAACTGTACGGTTGGTGTAAAATTCTTGTGCTGTATGTCCACTGTCATCAGCAAATTGCTTAATTAAATACTCGTAAGCATTACCTAATTCATCTTCAGGAACATTAGCTAGGGACAGCACCACACTTGAGAAATGTTCAATCAGCTCTTTAATATCAAAATCTGAAAGACGTTCCTTATTTGTCCAAGGAGCATCACCAAAAATACCATCTAAACGACCAGGGTTAGCGGTTTCAATGCTCCGCATGGCATCTTGTAAAGCTTTACCAACATCCTTGGCAACAACGCGGACATCTTTCCAGTGTGATCCATCAGGGATAATAAAGCGATCATTGGCAGTGTCACGAGCATAATTAGCATCACTTGTGTCAGCCAGTGCTTTGGCAAATTCCTCATCCCAAACATCAGATAGGCGTTTGTAAAACAGCAAGGGAAAGACAT contains the following coding sequences:
- a CDS encoding type I restriction-modification system subunit M encodes the protein MNEQITQQAIESYLWGAATILRGLVDAGDYKQYVFPLLFYKRLSDVWDEEFAKALADTSDANYARDTANDRFIIPDGSHWKDVRVVAKDVGKALQDAMRSIETANPGRLDGIFGDAPWTNKERLSDFDIKELIEHFSSVVLSLANVPEDELGNAYEYLIKQFADDSGHTAQEFYTNRTVVHLMVQMLAPKSGDRIYDPTCGTGGMLISALTEVKRTGGEHRTLKLYGQERNHMTASIARMNLVLHGVDDYQVMRGDTLDNPAFSEDDQLKTFDVVLANPPYSIKQWNREKFQSDPWQRNFLGTPPQGRADYAFFQHILKSLDPETGRCAILFPHGVLFRKEEAEMRKKLVEADLVECVLGLGANLFYNSPMEACIIICRTRKPPKRQGQILFIDAVHEVARVQGQSFLKPEHQSRIFSAYQSYINDPGFATVATLEEIAAQDYSLSIPLYVRRKTANSQTEDLKTLAEVWADWEQGSRAFWQEMDALVDMLDSL